The genomic stretch CCACCCACACCCCCACCAGACACGTCACCGCGGCGGCGCCGTTGAGGAGCGCGAAGTAAGCCACGAATGAGGTCCGCTGGCGGACCGAACGGCCGATGAGGAGGTAGACCGACACCAGCACCGCCGCGCCGAGAGCGAGGCTGTTGCCGAGCGCCGGGTTCGGGTACATGCCGGACCCGGAGCCTTCGCTGAGCCCGATCATCACCGCACCGACCACGGCGACGCCGATGGCCGCCGCCGTGCGCCGCGATGGACGCTCCGACAGGAAGACGGCGCCCAACACCGCGATGAAGACCGGACTCGTGGTGACCAGCACCGACGCGCTGGCGACGCTCGTCAGCTGGACCGACACGATCCAGGCCATGAAGTGGAGCCCCAGCAGGACGCCCGCGCCGAGCACCAGGGCCCACTCGCGCAGCGAGAACGCAGCCACCTCGGCGCGCGACTGGGCCAACGCGACTGGCGCGAAGACCGCCGTGACGGCCATGGTGCGCCACGCGGCGAGCGTCAGCGCCGGCACGTCGCCCGCGAGCCGGATCAGGATGGGCGACGAGCCGACGGCCAGCAGTCCGAGCCCCACCAGGATCCAGACATGCGCCGGAGCCTTCGCCACTAGCGGAGACGGTCCATCGACCGGATCTTCTCGATGTCCTTGGTCACGCCCTGCCGCGCCATCCGCAGCAGCACGTAGGCCACGATCGGCTGCATGGCGACGAGGTAGTAGCCCACCGGGGCCTGGAAGTCTCCGCTGTCGAAGGCGAGGTAGAGCCCCACCAGCACCACCACGACCAACACGAGGTCGAGCCACTGCGCGGCGTAGATCACCTTGCGCTGCAGCTCGCGGTTCTTGTAGAGGGCGACCGACACCAGGGCGACGAGCGCGGTCACGCCCGCCAGGGCGTATCCGACCACACCGAGCCACGCCCGTTCGGCCGCGATGGCCGCGGCCCAGGTCTCCCCGAGGCCGACGAAGAGCGCCAGCAGGAGCGCGCCGGCGACGAGATAGAGGGTCTGGATGCGCTGGATCATGCCGATGTGCGGAGAGCGTGCGGGAAGGAGCGGCGGGCTACGCCGCGACGTGGGCGCGGACCCGCTCGGCTACGGCGTCGCCGAACGCGGCCGTCGTGGCCGTGCCGCCGAGGTCGCCCGTCAGCTTGGACGGATCGGAATACACGTCGTGGAGGGCGAGACGGACCGCCTCGGCAGCGGCGTCCTCGCCGAGGTGCTTGAGCATCATCTCGCCGGAGCGGATGACGGCAGTCGGGTTGGCGATTCCCTGCCCCGCGATGTCGGGCGCGGAGCCGTGGACGGCCTCGAACACGGCGCAGTCCGCACCGATGTTGGCCGAGCCGGTCACGCCGAGCCCGCCGACGAGGCCGGACATCAGGTCGGAGAGGATGTCGCCGAACAGGTTCGTGGTGACGATCGAGTCGAAGTCCTGCGGATGGATCACGAGTTGCATCGCCATGTTGTCCACGATGCGGTCGTCGAAAGCGATGTCCGGGAAGTCCGACGCGATCTCCTTGCCGATGGAGAGGAACATGCCGCCGGTCTCCTTCAGGATGTTGGCCTTGTGGACCAGCGTGAGCCGCTTCCGGCCGCGCCGCTGGGCATCCTCGAAGGCGAACCGGATGATGCGCTCGCAGCCGCCGCGCGTCGCCCGCGCGATGGAGTCGGCAATCTGGTTCTTCTTGTCGAAGTACTCGATGCCTGCGTAGAGGCCCTCCGTGTTCTCACGGTAGAGCATCAAGTCGACGCCCTCGAACGGCCCGTGCGTGTTGGGCAGCGTCTCGCAGGGACGGATGTTGGCGTACAGGTCGAAGTGCTGCCGGATGCGGACGTTGATGCTCCGGAATCCTGTGCCGACCGGCGTCGTGAGCGGCCCCTTGAAGGCGAGGCGCGTCCGGTCGATGGAGTCGATCGTGGCCTGAGGCAGCGGGTCGCCACCGTCCTCGAAGGCTCCCATGCCCGCCTCCTGCCGGTCCCAGTCGAAGACAACCCCGGTCGCCTCGATGACCTTCACGGCCGCGTCAATGACTTCAGGCCCGATGCCGTCGCCAGGAATGAGAGTTGCGGAGTAGGCCATAGGATGCGAGACGAGGAGACAGGAAGCTAGACGGGGCCTGTGGGGCCTCGGCATGGAGTCCGGGCGAAACGCAGCGTCCCAGTTCCGGTGCCCGGCCCCGAGCATCTGTGCGCGGACTTCGCCGGGGAAGGCGCTCGTCGCCAGCCTCCCCTGCTGAGGCGAGCGGCAGCATGAAGCCACAAACGAAAACCGGGACGCCCCGCGTGGAGCGCCCCGGTCGGGATCGGTCGGAGTCGAGTGCTACTCGGCCTCGCGAGAGGTCGAGTAGTTGACGCGGAGCGCCTCGGCCTCGCGCAACTCCTGCTGCACATCGTAGAGAAGACCCGTCTCCACGTCACGGTCGACGCGCATCGAGACGATGGTCCGCGGCTCGGTGCGGAGGGCGGCGTACATCGCCTGGCGAATCTGGGGCAGCTCGCGGACGATGGCGTCGTCGATCTGCACCGCTGGGTCGCCGAGGCCGGACTCCAGCTTCTCGGGCCCGATGTAGACGTACTGAATGAGTCGCTTCTGGTCGATCTTCTCGATGGCCTCGGCCGCAGGGATCGAGACGTTGACGAGCAGCTCCGTCTCGCGGAGCACCGTCGTCACCATGAAGAAGATCAGCAGCATGAAGATGATGTCCGGCAGCGATGCTGTCGGGATCTCCTGCTTCGTGTTGGCGCTCTTCTTCTTGAAGTGGGCGGACATAGAGGGGATGCGTGAAAGGTGATGAGTGACGGGGTTGGAGCGATGAAGGGCCGAGGCGACGTCGAGTCACCCGATCCCTTCACCCCTCACTCAATCGGGATCCGGCTCGGCGAGGGAGATCTTGAGCGGGTAGCGCTCCGCGATCACGTCCGGCTCGGTCTCCCCGGTGTCCGGGTCCTCGGCCAGTCGGGCCTTGTACTCGCCGTACGGCATGCCGAACTCCTGCTGCGCCGCCTGATCGCGGACATCGTTGTACGCCGACTTGATCTCGTCGAGGACCGCGATGTAGGTCTCGTACGGGAGGCCACGCTTGGTCTTGAACGACGTGACCGCCTTGTCGGGGGAGGTCGAGAGCTGGGGCTCGCGCCCGTTGTTCAGGATGTGGCGCTTCACGATGTCGCGGATGGCCGCGACGTTCGTCACCTCGTTGTCGATCAGCACGACGCCGTTGGCGTTGACGAGGACGTTGAGGAGGTTGCGCTGGTTGATCTCCGGCGGCTCCTGCTCGTCGAGCTTCGGCGGGAGCTGCATGTAGATCCCCTTGTCTGCGTTGATCGTCGTCGTGACGAGGAAGAAGATCAGCAGCAGGAACGCGATGTCGGCCATCGAGGACGATGGGATCTCAGCGTCGCGCTTCTTGCGGGGCTTGAGGAGCGGCATGGGGTCGAAGAGAGAAGTCCGCGGAGAGAACGGCGGGCCGGGGCCGGTCGCGTGGAGCGCAGCGACGTGCCTCCACGCGATCGGTTACGAGAACAGGCTCCGGGCGCCCGAGATGATGAGCGCGAGGAAGCCCGAGAGCGTCAGCGAGAGCGCGGTCGCAACCGCGGCGCCGGTGGCCGTCCCGTCGACCGCGTACGCGATGACGAAGATCAGGACCGGGAGGGCGAAGGCAGCGAGGCCGAGCTTGCTCTGGCTGAGCACGGTGCCGGCGTTCTTGAGCCCGAACCCGACCATCATCAGCAGCGAGACCGCGATGAGGACGAGGACGAGATAGATGAGGGCAGTAGCCATCAGGAAAGGAGGGGCTGGAGGAGGCGGCCGCTCGGCCTCGGCGGGGACACCGCCGAGGCGAGCAGAGCCGCTTGCTTACGAGAGGTCGGCGCCCGTCATGTCGGGGCCGGTGCCCAGCTCGCCACCGGCGCGCGGGAGCGTGCCGCGGGCGGAGCGGCCCGAGAGGGCCGGGCGGCCGACCGACATCATCGCCAGCGAGTCGATCAGCTCGACCGAGGCCTCCTCCATGTCGGCCGTGATGCGGTCGATCTTGGAGACACAGTAGTTGTAGAACACCTGCAGGATGATGGCGGCGATGAGGCCGAAGACGGTCGTGAGGAGGGCGATCTTGATGCCTCGGGCCACGAGCGACGGCGAGATGTCGCCCGCCGCCTCGATGGCGTCGAACGCCTCGACCATGCCGACGACCGTCCCGAGGAAGCCGAACATCGGCGCCAGGGAGATGAAGAGCGAGAGCCACACGAGGCCGCGCTCCAGGAAGCTCATCTCGATGGAGCCGTACGAGACGACCGCCTTCTCGACGGCGTCCATGCCCTCGTCGAAGCGCGTCAGGCCCGCTTGGACGACGGACGCGACCGGGCCGCGGGTGTTGGCGCAGATCTCCTCGGCTGCAGCGACGCCCTGCGGCCCGCTGTCGAGGGCCTCCTTGACGCGCGCCATGAACTTCGGCGCGTTGATGTCCGAACGGTTGAGCGACAGGATGCGCTCGAAAGCGATGGCGAGGCCGATGATCAGCGAGATCAGCACGGGCCACATGTAGTTACCGCCCTCGTTGAAGCGGTAGACGAGGTCGTTGGCGAAGCCGTTGGAGGCGGCCTCCTGCAGAAGGAGCAGGGCGGAAAGCGTCATGGGTGAGTACCTCGGGTGGGGAAACGGGTGGGGTCAGGAGGGCCGCCGGGTGCTGGCCCCGGAACGATCGGGAAAGGGCGACGCGATGGCGCCAGACGTGGACGGCAATATCCCTCCGCCCTCCTGGAATGTCAACGCGCCACGAAGGCTCTCTGTCGGTGGCGCTTCCGAGAGAGACCCCAGACGCGCTCGAAACCCCAGACACACGGGCCCCGGAGGAGTTGCTCTCCCGGGGCCCGAGACCTGACAACCAATGGAATCCCCTACCGCGAGACCTGCGCGAGCTGGTCCGCGTCGCGCCAGTGGGCCATCGCCTCGCGGATCGCCGGGTCGATCTGGCCGACAACCGGGTAGAACGCCTCGGCGTCGAACAGACGGCGTGCCATGAAGGCCCGGATGCGGGTCTCGATGTCGACGCGCGCAGCCAGCGCCTCGCTGCGCACGAGCACGTCCTCCTCCTCCTCGTCCGGCCGGGAGGCGACGACGGGCGTCCCTTCGCGCTCGACGAAGTCCAGGAAGCGATTGAAGTCGGCGTCCGACAGACGGTAGTTGCGGACGAACTCGGCCTCGCGGCCCTCCCACTGCGACCGGAACGCGTCGCCGCGACGCTCCAGGTCCACGCGTGCGAAGTTGTTGTCGAGGTTCTTGCCGATCACCGTGCGGAGCGCCGCCGAGAGCGTGTCCACGGCAACGATGTAGTCCGGAAGGATGCCGCCACCGCCGAAGACGGTGCGGCCGTTGGCGGTCGCGAAGGTGAGCGAGTCCGGGACTTGCGCCCCGAAGACGGCGGCATCCACGCGTCCGCCCGACGCGACCAGGTCGCCCTCGATGCCTTCCCGGAGCTCGACCTTGGACGCGAAGTAGTCCTCGTCGCTCTCGCCGACCTCGTAGGGCGTCTGGATGAGGCGTCCCGACGGCGTGTAGTACCTCGACACGGTCATCTGGAGGACGCTGCCGTCGGTCATCGGGAACTGCTGCTGGACGAGGCCCTTGCCGAACGACCGGCGGCCGATCAGGTAGGCGCGGTCATGGTCCTGCAGCGCGCCCGCGACGATCTCGCTGGCACTCGCCGAGTTCTCGTCGATCAGCACGATCACCGGGCCGCCCTCGTAGATGCCGCCCGCGGTGGCGCGGTACTGACGGCGGTTGGATGGGTGGCGGCTCTCGGTGTAGACGATCATCTCGCCCGCGCCCAGGAACTCGTCGGCGATCTCGTAGGCCTGGTCGAGCAGGCCGCCCGCGTTGCCGCGGAGGTCGAGCACGAGGCGCGTCATGCCCTGGCCCTGCAGGTCGCGGATGGCGTCGCGGACCTCGTCGTGGCTGGTCCGCGCGAAGCGCTGCAGCTTGATCAGGCCCGTCTCGTCATCGACCATGTAGGACGCGATGACCGTGTTCAGCGGAATCCGGTCGCGGATGATGCTGTAGTCGAGCGTCTCCCGGTAGCCGGGTCGCTTCACGACGATGTCCACGGACGTGCCGCGCGGCCCCTTGAGGCGGCTCTGCACGCCGTCGGCGTCGATGCCGACCGCGGTCTCGCCGTCGATCTCGATGATGCGGTCGCCCGGCTGGAGGCCCGCCTCGTCGCTCGGTCCGCCCGCGATGGGCATTAGCACGACCAGCGTGTCGGCTTCCGCGCGGCCTTCGACGAACTCGTAGTAGATGCCGACGCCCTCGAAGCTGGCGTCGAAGCTCTCACGCACGCGGCGCATCTCGTCGGACGAGATGTAGATCGAGTGGGGGTCGAGTCCGGCGAGCATGCCCTCGATGGCATCCTCGGCCAGCTCCGACGAGTCGACCTGCTCGACGTAGGCCCGGGTGATGTACTCGTAGGCCTCCTCGATCTTGCGGAGTTGCTCCATCTCCTCGGAGCCGGAAACGGCGTCCTGGACCTGGACGCCGACGAGAAGACCGACGGCCAGTAGACCGGCGCCGAGGAAGGGAGTCAGGCGGATGCGGGGCATAGCGTGCGGCGAGTGCGAATGCCTGCCCAACGGACGGAGGCTGGCGTTGGTGCGAGTACGGTGGAACACGGAGGCGGTTCGTCGTTCGTCCACAAAATAGGCGCGCGGGCGGAACCCCCGAGGGGAGGGCATCGGCGACGGGTGCGGAGGTGTGGAACAGGATCGCGGACCGGAACCTTTCCCGGCCCTCCGTTGAACCCGTCTCCCCCTCGCCCCGTCGTCCATGACCAACAAAGCCGTCGCCCGCCAGCTGGCGCTCACCGCCGACCTGATCGAGCTGACGGGCGGCAACCCGTTCCGCGCACGCGCCTATGCATCGGGCGCCCGCACGGTCGAGCGGCTGGAGGCGCCTGTCGCCACCCTGGCCGCCTCGGGCGAGCTGTCCGGGGTCAAGGGCATCGGGAAGGGCCTCGTGGCCGACATCGAGGAACTGCTGGCGTCCGGCACGCTGGCGAGCACCGACGCGCTGCTCCAGTCGCTCCCGCCGGGGCTGCCGGAGGTGATGCGGGTCAAGGGGCTCGGTGTCAAGAAAGTGCGGACGCTGTGGCAGGACGCGGGGGTGACCTCGCTGGACCAACTGGAGGGCGCGGCCGTCTCGGGGCGGCTGGCGGAA from Rubrivirga sp. SAORIC476 encodes the following:
- a CDS encoding S41 family peptidase, translated to MPRIRLTPFLGAGLLAVGLLVGVQVQDAVSGSEEMEQLRKIEEAYEYITRAYVEQVDSSELAEDAIEGMLAGLDPHSIYISSDEMRRVRESFDASFEGVGIYYEFVEGRAEADTLVVLMPIAGGPSDEAGLQPGDRIIEIDGETAVGIDADGVQSRLKGPRGTSVDIVVKRPGYRETLDYSIIRDRIPLNTVIASYMVDDETGLIKLQRFARTSHDEVRDAIRDLQGQGMTRLVLDLRGNAGGLLDQAYEIADEFLGAGEMIVYTESRHPSNRRQYRATAGGIYEGGPVIVLIDENSASASEIVAGALQDHDRAYLIGRRSFGKGLVQQQFPMTDGSVLQMTVSRYYTPSGRLIQTPYEVGESDEDYFASKVELREGIEGDLVASGGRVDAAVFGAQVPDSLTFATANGRTVFGGGGILPDYIVAVDTLSAALRTVIGKNLDNNFARVDLERRGDAFRSQWEGREAEFVRNYRLSDADFNRFLDFVEREGTPVVASRPDEEEEDVLVRSEALAARVDIETRIRAFMARRLFDAEAFYPVVGQIDPAIREAMAHWRDADQLAQVSR
- a CDS encoding isocitrate/isopropylmalate dehydrogenase family protein, giving the protein MAYSATLIPGDGIGPEVIDAAVKVIEATGVVFDWDRQEAGMGAFEDGGDPLPQATIDSIDRTRLAFKGPLTTPVGTGFRSINVRIRQHFDLYANIRPCETLPNTHGPFEGVDLMLYRENTEGLYAGIEYFDKKNQIADSIARATRGGCERIIRFAFEDAQRRGRKRLTLVHKANILKETGGMFLSIGKEIASDFPDIAFDDRIVDNMAMQLVIHPQDFDSIVTTNLFGDILSDLMSGLVGGLGVTGSANIGADCAVFEAVHGSAPDIAGQGIANPTAVIRSGEMMLKHLGEDAAAEAVRLALHDVYSDPSKLTGDLGGTATTAAFGDAVAERVRAHVAA
- a CDS encoding biopolymer transporter ExbD: MSAHFKKKSANTKQEIPTASLPDIIFMLLIFFMVTTVLRETELLVNVSIPAAEAIEKIDQKRLIQYVYIGPEKLESGLGDPAVQIDDAIVRELPQIRQAMYAALRTEPRTIVSMRVDRDVETGLLYDVQQELREAEALRVNYSTSREAE
- a CDS encoding DUF4293 family protein; translation: MIQRIQTLYLVAGALLLALFVGLGETWAAAIAAERAWLGVVGYALAGVTALVALVSVALYKNRELQRKVIYAAQWLDLVLVVVVLVGLYLAFDSGDFQAPVGYYLVAMQPIVAYVLLRMARQGVTKDIEKIRSMDRLR
- a CDS encoding biopolymer transporter ExbD; the protein is MPLLKPRKKRDAEIPSSSMADIAFLLLIFFLVTTTINADKGIYMQLPPKLDEQEPPEINQRNLLNVLVNANGVVLIDNEVTNVAAIRDIVKRHILNNGREPQLSTSPDKAVTSFKTKRGLPYETYIAVLDEIKSAYNDVRDQAAQQEFGMPYGEYKARLAEDPDTGETEPDVIAERYPLKISLAEPDPD
- a CDS encoding DMT family transporter; this translates as MAKAPAHVWILVGLGLLAVGSSPILIRLAGDVPALTLAAWRTMAVTAVFAPVALAQSRAEVAAFSLREWALVLGAGVLLGLHFMAWIVSVQLTSVASASVLVTTSPVFIAVLGAVFLSERPSRRTAAAIGVAVVGAVMIGLSEGSGSGMYPNPALGNSLALGAAVLVSVYLLIGRSVRQRTSFVAYFALLNGAAAVTCLVGVWVAGVPLGLPWPIALLAIAMGIGPGLLGHGSFAYALKYLPAALIGLLSLSEPVFASTVALVVFSEVPTSLGVVGMVVVLAAIAAVVTSKDA
- a CDS encoding MotA/TolQ/ExbB proton channel family protein, with the protein product MTLSALLLLQEAASNGFANDLVYRFNEGGNYMWPVLISLIIGLAIAFERILSLNRSDINAPKFMARVKEALDSGPQGVAAAEEICANTRGPVASVVQAGLTRFDEGMDAVEKAVVSYGSIEMSFLERGLVWLSLFISLAPMFGFLGTVVGMVEAFDAIEAAGDISPSLVARGIKIALLTTVFGLIAAIILQVFYNYCVSKIDRITADMEEASVELIDSLAMMSVGRPALSGRSARGTLPRAGGELGTGPDMTGADLS